The Populus trichocarpa isolate Nisqually-1 chromosome 18, P.trichocarpa_v4.1, whole genome shotgun sequence genomic interval ATCACACGAAAAGCTTGTAGAATTAATGCTTACAAAATCATATCTAATGATTGCATCTTGATTAAACTATGCATAGAGAGTGTCTAGTTATTATcttgaaagttgaaagaaaaaagattgagataataataaaaaaaatatttagttgaaatgacagaaataaaaatataaaaataaatctatttcttaaataattttaaaataaatttatatactttcaaaataaaagatacaCAAGGGACTTGTCTCGAGAAactatttactttttttatttctaaaatattcctcgtaaaaaaaactcaatgtcaattaaactaaaaaatacgaggataaaaataattattattatagtttaaaaaccTGATCTAGAAATTAACTTGGAGCAAGGCTTAAGTTAGGAGTCAGGAGTGTTCACTCACAtcaaccctattttttttaacaaaagatcAAAACAGCGTtgttttgaacaatttttttaaaaaaattttaaatcaatgagTTTTTTACTCAAGTTTTGACTGGATTTTACCCTTAGTTGATCAGGTTGCAGGTTGACCCGGGTTTTGACTGGATCAAGCTGAGCCAATCCttcctcgatttttttttaaatccggACCAGTTTAAACCCAAGTTGTTTGGGTCCAAGGGCAACCCGCCGAGTCGATctagattttataactatggctattatactattattaatttcaaaattcaacgtaaattaaactaaaagaaaaataatatcttattattttttaaaaatatataagtttgatagaaatacatattaaagataaaatgagcattcttatattttatccatcattaactaaataaaatatagagataatcattttgttttatacaccattacaaaaaaaaaaaaaaaaaaaaaaaaaaaacaatttgatctcCGTCTCTTACtccatcttttcttctttgttccTACTATCTCCGGAACAACAACCAAACATTACCTCTTAATCAATCCAAGTGTTAACTAGCATGACCTGACCTGTCCATAACAAAATGAAGTCCAATTTGTTTGTTCAAGCTTcttaaaagaaagcaaatataTGCATATACTATATATCAAATGTCAAAAGCTCGATTTGTGTTCAACCTTCCAACCTAACCATGAGGTGTGTctgtatatttatatatattttttggtcaCAAAGAGCCGCTTAACTATCATAAATCATAATCTTTCAAGCGCAcatccattgttttttttaagtgctaATAATGTCAAAAGAGTGTCGTGATCGGACTCTAAACAAGATCGTTTGTTGTGTACTTGGTGTGGAAGCTAATTGCATTGAATCAGCTCGTGGCATCGAGTACTATATGATCATCAATTTTAAAACCTGTTCCAGTAAAATCGAGAAGCTAGAAAGTGAATATAGaataattagtaaaaaataataattagataagGTATAAAATCATCATCTGGCTCAACTTCATGTAAATACAAATTTGTAAAATCATGATCTAACGACGgagttatgattttttaaatgaatgggcaaattattaataatatttgatattatatgctatatagatatatattatataaaaaatttaatttgaaatatatgtaccAACTCAagtcaagtaaaattaatttaaaaatacttttaaaatgaaaaaaaacttatattataattgttctcttcgagattttatattttaaaactccttcataataattttatttttaattttattaaaaatatatttctcaatatatacaacAAACTTTCATTTATCTATTCCTAAATCTTCCAAGGACTAGGAAAGTGTTTGGCAACAATTTTATACTGACATGTGGTACATAACATCTAAAATCATAGTTTAAAAGGATTGTCACAAATTGATGTTGTCCTTGCTGACTTGTTGTTTTGTATAAGTACgttaaacataaatattaaatgttttctttttaatttatctattatgttcctaattttttgagttgtcatgtacttcatttttaatcactagtaaattcatcaccatcattttttatatgaaattcgtagcaaaatacttatcaattcaccaaaactcatttcaattcatatccatAAGTATATAATATTACCCatacacatattaatttaacaaacccataaattattataaacctcaacattttcaataactaattataaagaaataaaactaaaattagataataaaacaaatagaaaattaagaTGAAGAAAACTTTCCTAAAACATAAAGTATAAGAGGTTATTTacttaactaattaatattttaaggtTTGAAGAGAAATTATgcagaaaagagagaaacagaacaatagtgagaaaataaaagagctTGGATTAATTAACAgctaataaagaaaattaactctGTAAAggtattatattaatattttaatataaaaaaatactttaaaaataataattaaggggTAATTACTCCCTCTTACCCCACTGCGTCACTGCATACCAAACCTTTTGATGGAGGAGCAAATAAAAGAATCCaaagcatttaaaaatcaatattgattTCATAAAGGGGCCCTGATATGATAGTAGAATAGCATTATTATATGaaacttttatcttttatttgtggAATAACttgtgttagtttttttatatatatggaaaGTAACTTGTGTTAAGCTTAAAGTCAAACGCGTTGCTCTCTTGAATAATATAGTGACGAAGTCAAAGACATAATGAATGGAACTCTTTGGTGAAGACTTCTTGCAGCGGTATCACAATTATACAAATGGAATTTATAGGGAACTTGCTTACTGAAGCAAGAAAACAAGAATATATATGTGATTTACACTATAATGAGACAAACCCAATTCTGCAAAAAGGTCTTGGCAtctaaaagaatcaaaatgacCGGAGCCATTAAAAAATTCGGAGACTACTGCTGTGGAGGAGATGCAATTGCTTCTGTTTTCCTTTGATCCATGAAATCATGTATTCTCTTGAGTGCAACTGCTAGCGTGGGCTCGCTCATGTTAGCGAAACATACCCTAAACCATCCTGGTTCAGAGCAATGGCAAGAAGAGCCTGGAGATATATTTATCTTCACTTCATGGAGGATAGACTTCCAAAGAGCCAGTTCACCTTCTCTTGTAGGGGCCTCCAGCAATGGACTTAAATTCATCCAGCAAAACAACCCAGCATTACCTTTCAAACACTCTATCCCGGCATCTTTCAATCCTTGAATTATCATTTCATATCTCTTCCTTAGTCTCTCCCTGTTTGTCTTAATGTAGTTCTCTGTGAATTTCTCGTTAGACAACATCAAAGCCAGCATGTGTTGTGTTTGTGAAGAAATCAAGGTGAAGCTGGACATCCTTCTTGCAGTGGTAACAACTTTGTCATTGTATGAGTAAATAGTTCCAACTCTAAAACCTGGAAGACCTAGATCTTTAGAAAGACTGTAAACAATGTGAACTCTTTCTGAATCTTTGTATCCACGAGCTTCAAGAATTTCAGCAATGCTCACGAACTCGGATGAAGAGAAGGTGGATCCTGAGTAGATTTCGTCGGACACGACATGGATGTTCTTGCGCTTGGCAAAATCAAGAATTTCCTCTAGGACAGAGCGCTGGATTGTGGCACCAAGTGGATTTGAAGGATTTGTTATAAGTACCCCTCTTACTTTAATGTTCATCGCTACCGCGTGCTGATATGCAGCTTCCATGGCTTCAAGAGTGACCTGGAAATTGTTTGAACTATCACAATGTATTGGTACAATTTTTACACCTGTCCTCCACCTTAAATCTCTGTCAAATCTGGAAACAAGACCAATTAGAGCTAACGTAGGTTAGATGAGATCAATATATGAACATGAAGCTAGCACATGAATGAATTTCCTTCGAGAGAAGTTCATTTAGGACAGTTCTTACCCTGGATAGTATGGAGTGGGAACTAGCAAAGCATCACCGGGATCGGCTAGGATGAAGGTTAACAACTCGTTAGCAGCAGTAGCGCCGGCTGTCAGGACTACCCTATCAGGATCAAATTTTGCTCTGCCACCTCTGATTTTCTCCATGAAACTTGCCATTGCCTGTTCACAAACGCCGTTCACATGTCAGGATTTTCTTTCTATACATTTGTCTAGAGCACAGAGCTGCAAATCATGATGTTAAGAGAAAAGGAACCTGTCGGAAAGATTTGAGTCCATGGTAATCTTGAAACAAGGCGTTT includes:
- the LOC18107686 gene encoding 1-aminocyclopropane-1-carboxylate synthase 7; translated protein: MAIEIGQPAVGLSKVAVSETHGEDSPYFAGWKAHDEDPYDESSNSSGVIQMGLAENQVSFDLLEEYLEKNSEASSWGEGARGFRENALFQDYHGLKSFRQAMASFMEKIRGGRAKFDPDRVVLTAGATAANELLTFILADPGDALLVPTPYYPGFDRDLRWRTGVKIVPIHCDSSNNFQVTLEAMEAAYQHAVAMNIKVRGVLITNPSNPLGATIQRSVLEEILDFAKRKNIHVVSDEIYSGSTFSSSEFVSIAEILEARGYKDSERVHIVYSLSKDLGLPGFRVGTIYSYNDKVVTTARRMSSFTLISSQTQHMLALMLSNEKFTENYIKTNRERLRKRYEMIIQGLKDAGIECLKGNAGLFCWMNLSPLLEAPTREGELALWKSILHEVKINISPGSSCHCSEPGWFRVCFANMSEPTLAVALKRIHDFMDQRKTEAIASPPQQ